CCTCGCTCAGAGCGTCCCTGACAGCTGCATTCACCAGGTCGGAGATAGAGCGTGATGTTTCAATAGATTTAATTTTAAGGGCCTTATGAAGTGACTCATCAAGGTAAATTGTAGCCCGCTTGACCATTGCTTCCATGGTACACCTCCTTGAGCAATAGATATTACAACACCTAGACGCCCAAACGTCAAGGTGTTATGCTTGAGCAGCACT
This genomic interval from Desulfurispira natronophila contains the following:
- a CDS encoding CopG family transcriptional regulator, which translates into the protein MEAMVKRATIYLDESLHKALKIKSIETSRSISDLVNAAVRDALSEDAEDLAVFEDRVNEPLLSYDEFLKRLKSDGLI